From Microcoleus sp. FACHB-831, a single genomic window includes:
- a CDS encoding ABC transporter ATP-binding protein produces MNGRNRAIAALGVKMVYESGAGNFQALRGIDLEIQRGDIQLLMGPSGSGKTTLLSILAGILTPTAGSVYLLGEEITSMSRSKLAKFRLENIGFIFQGFNLFPALSAAENVEVVLNMKGIRGRAARHEAQILLEQVGLGSKGKNLPRDLSGGQKQRVAIARALAGSPQLIMADEPTAALDSQSGHAVIELLRNLAKEGGCTVLMVTHDARIMDVADKILHLEDGALKR; encoded by the coding sequence ATGAATGGGAGGAATAGAGCGATCGCTGCGCTAGGCGTAAAGATGGTATATGAGTCTGGGGCAGGTAATTTCCAAGCGCTTAGAGGGATTGACTTGGAAATTCAGAGGGGTGATATTCAATTATTGATGGGGCCTTCTGGATCTGGCAAGACTACATTGCTATCAATTTTAGCGGGAATTCTAACGCCAACTGCTGGAAGCGTGTATTTACTGGGTGAAGAGATTACGAGTATGTCACGCAGTAAGTTAGCAAAGTTTCGATTAGAAAATATTGGCTTTATTTTTCAAGGATTTAACTTATTTCCGGCGCTGAGTGCAGCTGAAAATGTGGAAGTGGTGCTGAATATGAAGGGAATTCGGGGACGCGCCGCACGACATGAAGCACAGATTTTGTTAGAACAAGTTGGGTTGGGAAGTAAGGGAAAGAATTTACCGCGAGATTTGTCTGGCGGACAAAAACAACGAGTAGCGATCGCGCGTGCTTTAGCAGGAAGCCCTCAATTAATTATGGCAGATGAGCCGACTGCTGCATTAGATTCGCAATCGGGGCACGCGGTAATTGAGTTACTACGAAATTTAGCCAAAGAAGGCGGATGTACGGTGCTGATGGTAACGCACGACGCTCGAATTATGGATGTAGCCGATAAAATTTTGCACCTTGAAGATGGTGCATTGAAGAGATAA